From the Oleiphilus messinensis genome, one window contains:
- a CDS encoding DUF2797 domain-containing protein: protein MEKLFSGSLAKMKAKLDNPVHYSLDTDEATLNLNELIGQPISLQYQGNIACCACGRATKKSFAQGFCYPCFTRLAACDTCIMSPEKCHFAAGTCREPDWGTANCMVDHIVYLANSSGLKVGITRHTQVPTRWIDQGATQALPMFRVSSRYLSGRVEVIFKDVVTDRTNWRAMLKGNADQLDMHEARNELVEQVQDKIAALDSETDGEIQFLDKADVVNIQYPVEVWPTKVTSFNFDKTPTVEGTLQGIKGQYLILDTGCLNIRKFTSYAIDLLA, encoded by the coding sequence TTGGAGAAGCTGTTCAGCGGTTCTTTGGCCAAAATGAAGGCCAAGCTGGATAATCCTGTGCACTACTCATTGGACACCGATGAGGCAACGTTAAATTTAAATGAATTGATTGGACAGCCTATTTCGCTCCAGTATCAGGGAAATATCGCGTGTTGTGCCTGTGGGCGAGCGACTAAAAAAAGCTTTGCCCAAGGGTTTTGCTATCCTTGTTTTACTCGACTGGCGGCCTGTGATACCTGCATTATGAGTCCGGAAAAATGTCATTTTGCGGCAGGAACCTGTCGGGAACCCGACTGGGGAACCGCGAACTGTATGGTGGATCATATTGTATATCTGGCAAATTCTTCTGGTTTAAAGGTCGGAATAACCCGCCACACTCAAGTGCCAACCCGCTGGATTGATCAGGGGGCGACTCAGGCTCTTCCTATGTTCAGAGTCTCAAGCCGTTACCTGTCAGGCCGTGTAGAGGTGATATTCAAGGATGTCGTGACAGATCGAACCAATTGGCGTGCCATGCTCAAAGGAAATGCAGATCAGCTTGATATGCACGAAGCGAGAAATGAGCTGGTTGAGCAGGTTCAGGATAAAATCGCTGCACTGGACAGCGAAACCGATGGTGAAATCCAATTCCTGGATAAGGCCGATGTGGTCAACATTCAATACCCGGTTGAGGTATGGCCAACAAAAGTAACTTCATTCAACTTTGATAAAACTCCGACCGTGGAGGGAACCTTGCAGGGTATCAAGGGTCAATATCTCATATTGGACACTGGGTGCCTGAATATTCGAAAATTTACATCCTATGCGATAGATCTTTTGGCGTAA
- a CDS encoding YeaC family protein: MKLENLIRSITPEIYTNLKTALELGRWPDGTKLTREQKEHCMQAIMHYENLHDFSEGERLGFIDRSKKEAQDEAQILSIPDSKTTH, from the coding sequence ATGAAGTTAGAAAATCTGATCCGAAGTATTACACCTGAAATCTACACCAACTTGAAAACGGCGCTTGAGCTCGGGCGCTGGCCTGATGGCACCAAGCTGACACGAGAGCAGAAAGAGCATTGCATGCAGGCCATTATGCACTATGAAAACCTGCATGATTTTTCCGAGGGGGAGAGGTTAGGGTTTATTGATCGGAGCAAAAAGGAAGCTCAGGACGAGGCCCAGATCTTGTCCATTCCTGACTCCAAAACGACGCACTAG